In Cystobacter fuscus DSM 2262, one DNA window encodes the following:
- a CDS encoding condensation domain-containing protein, with translation MTNAFPMSFAQQRLCFLHRVDPTGAAHSSARCFRVTGPLDTEDLRTALEALVARHEPLRTVFPLGTHQHVLKQARGDMRVVDVATEAEALRHAEALVSQPFDLEHGPLLRLAVHRVEPETHLLVFFVHLLVADGWSQQVFFEELAIAYQAAVTGAPTTLPELPVQYVDWAAWQREQLTEARRAELSRWWRQRLSGIPLVLDLVSPRPALGRGRRMHRVLSAELTSAVHAFASAERQTVFTVLSAACGVVLGHHSGRQQVLLGLAVANRDLPEVERVLGFFVNTVVLQVDLRGNPTFRELLARVSEATAAAYAHKDLPFEQLVADLAPPRDPTRSPVVQVNFAYHPTGTAGVLGLHGCTVTEPRWDLPTAKFELTLRVEDRGDGTCTVWAEFDESLFDASFIDDLLTSYEEVLRAAAPEVPLSSLRPAHTTTEQRLTRIFADVLGVTAVAPHDDFFRLGGHSLQLIDVAARVRTELGRDLGLRELYQNPTAAGAAARLERTGASR, from the coding sequence ATGACGAACGCGTTTCCCATGTCGTTCGCGCAGCAGCGCCTGTGCTTCCTGCACCGGGTCGACCCGACGGGAGCCGCGCACAGCTCGGCCCGCTGCTTCCGCGTGACGGGGCCGCTGGACACCGAGGACCTGCGTACGGCCCTGGAGGCGCTGGTGGCCCGGCACGAGCCGTTGCGGACCGTCTTCCCACTCGGGACGCACCAGCACGTGTTGAAGCAGGCCCGGGGGGACATGCGGGTGGTGGACGTGGCGACCGAAGCCGAAGCGCTGCGTCACGCCGAAGCCCTGGTGTCCCAGCCGTTCGACCTCGAGCACGGGCCGCTGCTGCGGCTCGCCGTGCACAGGGTGGAGCCGGAGACGCACCTCCTCGTGTTCTTCGTTCACCTGCTGGTGGCCGATGGCTGGTCGCAGCAGGTCTTCTTCGAGGAACTGGCCATCGCCTATCAGGCGGCCGTCACCGGAGCGCCCACGACGCTTCCCGAGCTTCCCGTGCAGTACGTGGACTGGGCGGCCTGGCAGCGCGAGCAACTCACCGAAGCGCGGCGCGCGGAGTTGTCGCGTTGGTGGCGGCAACGACTGTCCGGGATTCCCCTCGTGCTCGACCTGGTCTCGCCCCGCCCCGCGCTGGGACGAGGACGGCGCATGCACCGGGTTCTCTCCGCCGAGCTCACCTCGGCGGTACATGCCTTCGCGAGCGCCGAGCGGCAGACGGTGTTCACGGTGCTGTCCGCCGCCTGCGGCGTCGTCCTCGGGCACCACTCGGGCCGGCAACAGGTGTTGCTGGGCCTGGCCGTGGCCAACCGGGACCTGCCCGAGGTCGAGCGAGTGCTCGGCTTCTTCGTCAACACCGTGGTGTTGCAGGTCGACCTGCGCGGCAACCCGACCTTCCGCGAGCTGCTCGCGCGGGTATCCGAGGCCACGGCCGCCGCGTACGCCCACAAGGACCTGCCCTTCGAGCAGCTCGTCGCCGACCTCGCACCCCCGAGAGATCCGACGCGGTCGCCCGTCGTCCAGGTCAACTTCGCCTACCATCCGACCGGTACGGCCGGCGTGCTGGGATTGCATGGCTGCACGGTCACCGAGCCACGGTGGGATCTCCCCACGGCGAAGTTCGAGCTCACCCTTCGCGTCGAGGACCGCGGCGACGGCACGTGCACCGTCTGGGCCGAGTTCGACGAGAGCCTGTTCGACGCTTCCTTCATCGACGACCTGCTGACCTCGTACGAGGAGGTGCTGCGCGCCGCGGCTCCGGAGGTGCCTCTGTCGAGCCTGCGGCCGGCGCACACCACGACCGAACAGCGCCTCACCCGCATCTTCGCCGACGTGCTGGGGGTCACAGCGGTCGCCCCCCACGACGACTTCTTCCGCCTCGGCGGCCATTCCCTACAACTCATCGACGTCGCGGCCCGAGTCCGTACCGAGCTGGGGCGCGACCTCGGGTTGCGAGAGCTGTACCAGAACCCCACCGCGGCGGGAGCCGCCGCTCGGCTCGAGCGAACTGGAGCATCACGATGA